The Pseudomonas sp. HOU2 DNA window AGCAAGCTCCCTCGCCACAGGGGAAGCGTCACTTGCCGGCGTCCGTTCCTGGTCAGCCGAACAGCACCTTTTGCCAATGATCTTCGCTGATGATCGCAATCGGCACGCCGCTGTCTCTCAGCTCAACGGCTTTCTTGATCTTGGTGCCGTAAGAGCTGTGAAGCTACTGATCATTGCCAATGCTCCCCACTACCAAATAGTGAATCTTTTTGCTGACGGAACCGCCAATAAGGCCGCCGCGTTCGAGGATCTGCGACTCACATTCTTTACGTGGCCCATAGGCCATGACGCCTGTAAACAGGAACACCCGATCAATCAGGCATAACTGCGGGGCAGGGTTGTCGAGAGGAAGACTGGTCGGCGCGGCAAACGTGGGTGTTTGTGTTGGTGCGACTGGCAGCCCGGTGAACTGATGCAGCATTTCCAGCAGCTCCGCAGACTCGTCTGCGTCCAGAACTCCGTCACTGAGCATGTCGGCAAGGCGCCTGTAAAGGATGTTCACAACCGGATCATCCAGGTGCACCAAATGGGTTTCAATCCAGGTTCTGAGAAACTCGGCTTCTTGCTGGTTGATCGTGCCGTCTGCGGCAAGCCCGGCTGCGATGCCAATGAGAGCATCGACCGAGCGCCGCTCGATCTTTGCCTGGTGAAAGAACACACTGCTCTGAAATTCCTGATGCAAATCGACCATCGTTGCTTCTCCTTAAGCCTCGGCTTCCGCCACCTGATTGAAATACTTCGTCCGGTCCGGGGTAAACGTCACTCGCATCTTCGTCCGCGAGCAGGTCAGCGAGCGCTCTTCAGCTAGATCAATATCCAGATCCTCACCACGCAAGCCTTGCCACTGCGCCAGGTATTTCAGCGAGCCGTATTTCTCGGTTTTCTTCAGGCTGCGGCTCACGCCTCCTTTCCAGCCGAGCACCGGCAGTTCGCCGGCGAGGCATTGTTGCGCAAGGTCGGGGAAGCGGGTGGCGCGCTGGCGGCCGATTTCCCAGCACTTGATCAGGCCTTTGTCGCAGGCTTCCCAGAGTTGGCTGCGGGTGAGGCCGGTGCGCAGGGGCGTGGCGATGGGGCGGTGGACGTGCTGGGTCATTCTGGTTCCTTGAATTCGGGTTTTATTGGACAGCTCCGCTGTGCCCGTTGCGGTGGATGGTAGGGGGGGATGTAACAGCTGGCAACAGGGTATTTCAGGGTGTAAGTGCAGGTTGTGGGGGAGGGATACGGCGGGGATTGTTTAGACGAAGTAGGGGCTGAATGACCTGGCGTGTGGCGAGGGAGCTTGCTCCCGATCGGCTGCGCAGCAGGCGCAAAGCCAGACAATGCGGTTCTTCTGGAGAAATGGTGGCGCAGGGATTGGGGCCGCTTCGCGCCCCGGCGGGAGCAAGCTCCCTCGCCACAGAAGTTCACCAACGTTTATTTTTGTGTGGGAATTTGTTCTGCAGAACCCGAGTTGAAGGGATATTTCCGACAGAGTGCGGCGAAATTACGGCTGCCAAACACTCTTCTCCCCACTCAAACGCCGATCAAGAAAACTCGCCGCACTGATCAGTGCCAGATGCGTCAGCGCTTGCGGGGTGTTGCCCAGATGGCGGCCTTTGCTGTCGAACTCTTCGGCGTACAGCCCCAACGGGTTCGCATAGCGCAACAGTTGTTCGAACTCCAGGTGGGCCTTTTCCACCTGACCGGCCCGCGCCAGGCATTCGACGTACCAGAACGAGCACGCGGCAAACGCGCCTTCGGTGCCGGTCAAACCGTCGATGTTGGCGTCGTCGTTGCGATAGCGATAAACCATGCCGTCGCGCACCAGATGTTTCTCGATCGCTTCAAGGGTCGACAGCCAGCGCGGGTCCTTGGCGCTGACGAAACGCACCAGCGGCATCAGCAGCATCGAGCCGTCGAGCGCGGTGCCGCCCTTGTACTGGACGAAATGCCCGCGCTCCTCGTTCCAGAAGTTGTCCCAGATGTCGGCGTAAATTGCCTGTCGGGTCTGATCCCACTGGGCGAACGGTGCTGGCAGCGAGCGTTTCGAGGCCAGGCGAATCGCCCGGTCCAGCGCCACCCAGCACATCAATCGCGAATGCAGAAAGTGATGCTGCTCACCGCGCATTTCCCAAATGCCTACATCGGTGGTCTGCCAGGTCTCACACACCTGATCGACCACTTCACGCACGTGTTTCCAGCCCTGATGGGAAATCGCGTCGCCGTACTTGTTGACCAGATACACCGCGTCCATCAGTTCGCCAAAGATATCGAGCTGAATCTGGTCGTACGCGCCATTGCCGATGCGCACCGGTTGCGCGCCGCCATGACCGGAGAGGTGGGAGAGTTCGGTTTCCGGCAATTCCTGACGACCGTCGATCGCATAGAGGATGTTGAGTTTGGTCGAATTTCCCTGACAATCGCTGACCCGCCCACGCAGCCAGCCCATGTAAGCGTTGGCCTCGTCGACAAAACCCAGGCGCATGAACGCGTAGACGGTGAACGAGGCGTCGCGGATCCAGGTGTAGCGATAATCCCAGTTGCGCTCGCCGCCGGGGGTTTCCGGCAGGCCGAAGGTGGCGGCGGCGAGGATCGCGCCGTGCTTGCGCGAGGTCAGCAGCTTCAGCGCGAGGGCCGAACGATTGACCATCTCGCGCCAGCGCCCGCGGTAGTTGGACTGGCCGATCCAGTCGCGCCAGAACTTCAGCGTGCGCTCCAGGCACATTTTCGCGCCGTCATCCTTGAAGCGCGGATCGTCGGCGCCACCGAGGACGAATTCGGCGTGCTGATCCTGTTTCAAACTGAAGGAGGCAACGGCCGACTCGCCATCGAGGTGCAACGCCTGATCCGCCACCAGCCGCAACGATGGCTGACCCTCGGCGCTGAAAATCACCGATTGTTGATCCATCTGCGCCCGGGTATTGGCGCGCGCGTAGTCATGCCGCACCGCGCAGCGCAGGTGAAACGTCGCTTCCCCGCTGACCACTCGCACCCGGCGCATCAGCAGCGGCAGGTCATCGACGCTGTCGCCGATCGGCAGCAGGTCGGTGATTTCCACCACGGCCTGTTCGCTGAGCCAGCGCGTCTGCAAAACATTGGTGTCAGGCAGGTAGATCTGTTCGCGCCGGGCATCGGGCAAGTCCGGGGCGAGCTGGAAAATCCCCGCCTCGGGCGTGTCGAGCAGCGAGCAGAAGATCGATGGGCTGTCGAATTCCGGCCAGCAGAAAAAATCCACGCTGCCCTTGTCGTTGACCAGTGCCGCACTGCGCAGGTCGCCGATGATGCCGTGGGCGTCGATCGGGCTTTGTCGTTCAGGATGATGCTCAGCCATTGCCGCGAAACTCCGGATAAAGACTCATGCCGCCGTCGATGAACAGGGTGGTGCCGACGATGTAGTCGGCGGCGTCGGAAGCGAGAAACACCACCGCGTTGGCGACGTCCTCAACGTCGCCGATGCGACCGTAGGGGATCAGCTCCAGCAGCTTTTCACCGGCGGCGCCTTCGGTGGCTTCTGTGTTGATCGCCGTACGAATCGCTCCCGGCGCGATGCCGTTGATGCGGATGCGCTGCTGGCTGACTTCCTGGGCGAGGGTCTGCATCAATTGATCGACGCCGCCCTTGGATGCTGCGTAATTGACGTGCCCGGCCCACGGAATGCGCTGATGCACCGAACTCATGTGAATGATCTTGCCGGCCGCGCGGGACACGCCTTCGCGCACCCCTTGGCGGTTGAAAATCCGCAGCGCGGCGCGGGCGCAGAGGAACTGGCCGGTGAGGTTGACGCCAATCACCGTGTTCCAGTCTTCCAGAGTCATGTCCACCGCCGCGGCATCCTTTTGCAGACCGGAATTGGCCACCAGAATGTCCACTGAACCAAAGGCGTCCAGAGTCTCGGCGAACAGCCGTTCGACCTCGTCTTCCTTGGAGACATCGGCGCCGATGGCCAGTGCCTGACCGCCGTCGGCGATGATTTGCTGCGCCAGCGCCTCGGCGGGTTCGGCCTGACGGTTGTAATTGATCACGACGGCTGCGCCGGCAGCAGCCAGCGCTTTGGCGGCAGCGTGGCCGATGCCGGAGCTGGCGCCGGTGACCAGTGCCACTTGGCGGGCGAGGGATATTTGCATGCGAAGTCGTGCCTTGAGTGAGGGCCTATTTAGCTGACTGGTCGCAGGCCGGGAGAGTTCAGAGCAAAGATCAAAAGATCGCAGCGTGCCGCAGCTCCTACAGGGAATGTAAGGACCTGTAGGAGCTGCCGAAGGCTGCGATCTTTTGATCTTCAAAGCCTTCACATTCCACCAACAATTCCGCGCTTCCACGCTCATCAGCCTTTATGGCAACTTGGCGGCCCCTGATGAGGCTGCAACCCATGGCAAACCCCTACCGCGAATTGTTCACCGCCCCCGGTGCGCGAAATTTTGTTCTGGCCGGGATGATCGCGCGCATGCCGATTTCCATGACCGGCATCGGCGTGATCACCATGCTTTCGCAACTCAAGGGCGGGTACGCGCTGGCCGGTGCGGTGGCGGCGACGTTTGCATTGGCGACGGCGTTTTGTGCGCCGCAGGTCTCGCGGCTGGTGGATCGTTTCGGCCAGGGCAAAGTGCTGCCGCTGTCGGCATTGATCGGTGGCGGGGCGCTGTTGATGTTGCTGCTGTGCACGCGTCTGCAGGCGCCGACCTGGACGCTGTTCATCTTCGCCGCGCTGGCCGGTTGCATGCCGAGCATGTCGGCGATGGTGCGTGCGCGCTGGACCGAAATCTATCGCGGCCAGCCGCAATTGCAGACGGCCTACGCGCTGGAATCGGTGCTCGATGAAGTCTGCTTCATCGTCGGCCCGCCGCTGTCGGTGGGGTTGTGCGTGGTGGCGTTTCCCGAGGCCGGGCCGTTGGCCGCGCTGCTGGCGCTGGCGATCGGGGTGACGGCGTTTGTCGCCCAGCGCAGCACCGAGCCGGCGGTGCACCCGCAAGAATCACAGCATCAGGGTTCGATCATTCGCTCGACCGACGTGCAATGGCTGCTGGCGTTGATGCTTGCCATGGGCGTCATCGTCGGGGTGGTCGATGTGGTCAGCGTCGCCTTCGCCCAGCAGCAGGGCCAGCCGGCGGCGGCGAGCATCGTCTTGTCGGTGTATGCGATCGGCTCGTGTCTGGCCGGGATTGCGTTTGGCGCGATGCGTTCGAAACTGCCGTTGCCGCGCCTGTTTCTGTACGGCGGCGTGGCGACGGCGGTGACCACGCTGCCATTGTTGCTGGCGAGCAATATTTTCGGTTTGTCGCTGGCAGTGTTTGTCGCGGGATTGTTCTTCTCGCCGACGCTGATTGTGGCGATGGCGTTAATCGAGCGCATTGTGCCGCCGGCCAAACTGACTGAAGGCCTGACCTGGCTGGTGACGGGGCTGAGTATCGGCGTGGCGATCGGCGCGGCCGGCTCGGGCGCGTTGGTGGATGCGTTTGGCGCGCGTAGCGGCTTCTGGCTGGCGATTGCGGCGGGGGCGGTGGTGTTGGCGTCGGCGTTTCAGAGTTATCGGCACCTGAAATAAGCCGGCTTTGGCGAGCTGTTGTGGTGAGGGAGCTTGCTCCCGCTCGATTGCGCAGCAATCGCAAACCCGTCGGCCAGATTTCAGAACTCATTGAGACTCAGAGCTTGGGACCGCTTCGCAGTCCAGCGGGAGCAAGCTCCCTCGCCACAGTTATTGATACCTTCAGGCGTTTGGTGGTGTCGGTTACCAACCCCGGCCCGAATTCACCCAGAAATTTACTGACAGTGACGTCGACACCGATTCCACCTGATGGAACCAGCCCTCCGGCAGAAATAGCAGATCCCCGGCCTCCAGCGTCACGCGCAGGAATGTCACATCGCGTGCCGCAGGAAAGCGCTCATAGTCCGGCGCGTCGGGGTTGAAGTCGCAGCCATCCAGGCCACCCTTTGGCGCTGTCGACCAGGTGCCCAGCGCCTCGCGGTGATGCGGGGCGGCGAGGGTGAACTGCTTCTGGCCCCAGACCTGCGCGAACAGGTTGTCGGTGTCGTCGCGGTGCAGAGGCGTCAGCGTGCCTTTGGGGCCGATCCAGATGCGTGGTGGGATGAACAGCGAGGCATCGAAGTAGGGCGGGTACTTGATCTGCTGCAGCAATTGCGCAGGCAGGATGTTGTTGCCCATGTAGGCCGGCGGTTCGCCGTCAGCCCGTTTGACTGCCGGTTGATCCAGCGAGGCAATGAACTCGGCCATCGACGTCGAGCGGAAATCACGTTCGGTGGAAAAGGTTTTCTTCACGTAATCGCCGTGGCGGGTGATGCCCTGCAGTTCAGCGAAATGCACCAGCGATTCTTCGCGACTGAGATTGAACAGCGGCCAGTCTTGCAAGGCATTGCTGATCACCACCGGGATGCCATTGGGCAAGTATCTGCTTTTGAATTCGCTGACCGACAATTCATCGCGCGCATGGCGCTCGATGCCGGTCTGCACCGGCAGCCCGGCGGTGAGTTTTTCACTGAAGCGTGGCGGGGTCGGGTAGCGCTTGTTCATGTCGACCTTTTGCGCCACGGCGCCACCGTGCATCGCGTGCTCGATGATCTGCGGCAGCAGCGTCGCCAGGCCCATGTTGCCGCCGATTTTCAGGCGGCCGCTGGCGAACAGTTCTTCGACATTGACCCTGCCGCCCATGATCCCGAGAAAATCGCCCTCGGCGACTTCAATGGTCACGTCGGGGCTGGGGTGGCGACCGGGCGCGGTGCGACTGCTGGCCTTGACCTCCGACCAGTAGGCCTGCTGCGGACCAAACACGAATTGGAAAATGCCTTCGATGCCGACGGCACCGGCATTGGCGAACAACTTGCCCAGGATGCTCTGCAGGTCCACGGTGAATCCTCATTATTGGTTTTGGCCTGAACAGTTAACGAGCGCCTGTTGGCGCAATTTACCGGCGCGCGACTAATTTGCCAGGGGCGTAATCCGTCTCTCTCTACAGACAAATTTTTTGAGGAAAGCCGGGTGAACAAGCTGACCCTGCTGTGCCTGCCGTACTCCGGCGCCAGCGCCATGGTCTACAGCCGCTGGCGGCCAAAACTGCCGCAATGGCTGCAACTGCAACCGGTGGAGTTGCCGGGGCGCGGCGCGCGTTTCGACGAGCCGCTGCACACGGACATGCGGGCGCTGGCGATGCAACTGGCCAAGGAATTGCGGCCGAATCTCAAGGCCCCGTATGCGTTATTTGGCCATAGCCTGGGCGCGCTGCTGGCCTGCGAAATCGCTCACGCCCTGCGTATCTTGGGCTGTGCGGAACCGGTGGCGCTGTTTGCCTCGGGCACGGCGGCGCCGACGATGCGCGCCGACTACGATCGCGGTTTTGCCGAGCCGAAAACCGACGCCGAATTGATCGATCAATTGCGCACGCTCAACGGCACCAGCGAAGAAGTGCTGGCCAATGCCGAGCTGATGAGCCTGACCCTGCCGATCCTGCGCGCCGACTTTCTGCTCTGCGGCAAATTCGAGCCGTTGCAGCGGCCGCTGCTCAACTGCCCGGTGCACGTGCTGGGCGGCAAGGCGGATCGTGCGACCACCGAACAGCTGATCGGCTGGAGCAAGGAAACCCGCGGCAGTTTTTCGGTGGACATGCTCGCCGGCGGGCATTTCTTTATTCATGAGCATGAGGCCAAAGTGCTCAAGGTGATCAAGGATCAGCTGGAAGGGCATCATCGTCGGCATGTCACGGCCGCAATCGCCTGAACGCTCCCTGTAGGAGCTGCGGCACGCTGCGATCTTTTGATCCTGATCTTTAAAATCAAAAGATCGCAGCGTGCCGCAGCTCCTACAGGGTTGTGCGATACGACTGAAATTCCCTGCTCTACCTCCCGCCTGACAGTTGTTCTCATTCGCTAATTTTTCCGGTCTGCATTCGTTTTATAGGGACGACGTGCCTTTGTGCTTCCTGCCTACTGATCCGGATGCTGAGAAATGAATGCTGAAGACTCCTTGAAACTTGCTCGCCGGTTTATCGGGTTGCCCCTGGAAAAGCGCCAGATGTTCCTCGCGGCCCTGCACAAGGAGGGCGTGGATTTCGCGCGGTTTCCGATACCGGCCGGCATCGCAGCCGAGGATCGTCAGGCGCTGTCTTACGCACAGCGCCGCATGTGGTTCCTGTGGCAACTCGACCCGCAGAGCGGCGCCTACAACCTGCCGGGCGCGGTACGGCTCAATGGTCGACTGAACCAGGCGGCGCTGGAGCAAGCCTTCGCCAGTCTGGTGGAGCGCCACGAAACCCTGCGCACGGTGTTCCAGCGCCAGACCGATGACAGCCTGCTGCAAGTGCCGGCCACCGCGCCGCTGCTGATTGCCCGGGAAGACTTCAGCGCACTGCCGGCCAGTGAGCGCGAGCAGGCGGTGATCCGTGCCGCCGAACAGCAGTCGGTGTTGCCATTTGATCTGGCGGTCGGCCCGTTGCTGCGAGTGACCTTGCTCAAGCTCGCCGAGCAGGAACACGTGCTGCTGCTGACCCTGCACCACATCGTGTCCGATGGCTGGTCGATGAACGTGTTGATCGACGAATTCATTCGTTGCTACGACGCGTTCGACGCCGGTCAGGCGCCGCAATTGCCGCCACTGCCGATCCAGTACAGCGACTATGCGCTGTGGCAACGCCGCTGGCTGGAAGCCGGTGAGCAGGCACGCCAGCTCGACTATTGGCAGGCGCAACTGGGCGACGAGCATCCGGTGCTGGAGTTGCCACTGGATCATTCGCGCCCGGCGATGCCGAGCTATCGCGGTACCCGTTACGAATTCGCGGTCGACGGCCAACTCGCCGAGCAGCTGCGCAGCACTGCGCAACAGCATCAGGTCACCGTGTTCATGTTCCTGCTCGGCGCCTTCAATGCGCTGTTGCACCGTTACACCGGGCAGACCGACCTGCGCGTCGGTGTGCCGATCGCCAACCGCAATCGCGGCGAGATCGAAGGCCTGATCGGCTTCTTCGTCAACACTCAGGTGCTGCGCACGCAGCTGCATGGCCAGACCCGGGTCGATGAACTGCTGCGGGCGGTCAAGGAAACCGCGCTCGGTGCCCAGGCGCATCAGGATCTGCCGTTCGAGCAACTGGTCGAAGCGCTGAAGCTGGAACGCAGCCTCAGCCACACGCCACTGTTCCAGGTGATGTACAACCATCAGCCGCATGTGGCCGATATCGCCACCCTCCGCACCGCATCCGGCCTGCAACTCGACAGCCTCGACTGGCAGAGCCGCACCACTCAGTTCGACCTGACACTGGACACCTGGGAGAAGGGCGGCAAGCTCCACGCTGCACTGACCTACGCCAGCGACCTGTTCGATGCACCGACCATCGAACGCATGGCGCGACACTGGCTGCGCCTGTTGACGGCGATGGTCGCCGATCCGTCGCAGCGTATCGGTGAATTGCCGCTGCTGGAGGCTGACGAGCAGCGCACCCTGGTGCACGACTGGAACAACGTCCACGCGCAGTACCCGAGCGACACGCCGATTCATCAGCTGATCGAAGCGCAGGTCGCGCGTACGCCCCAGGCACCGGCACTGCTGTTCGGTGAACAGATTCTGAGTTACGCCGAACTGGATGCCCGGGCCAATCGCCTGGCGCATCTGTTGCGCGAACAGGGTGTGCGGGCGGACAGTCTGGTCGGCGTCTGCGCCTTGCGTTCGGTGGAAATGGTCGTCGCGCTGCTGGCGATTCTCAAGGCCGGCGGCGCCTACGTGCCGCTGGATCCCGAGTACCCGCAGGAGCGTCTGGCCTACATGATCGAGGACAGCGGCATTACTTTGCTGCTGACGCAACAGGCGCTGCTGGCAACGCTGCCGACTGACGGCGTAAACGTCATCACCCTGGATCAGCCGGGGCTGCTCGACCGCTACAGCGACAACCGTCCGGAGGTCAGCGTCGATCCGCTGAACCTGGCCTACGTGATTTACACCTCGGGTTCCACCGGTAAGCCGAAGGGCGCCGGCAACAGCCACGCGGCGCTGGTCAACCGACTGTGCTGGATGCAGGAAGCCTATGCGCTGGACGCCAGTGATTCGGTGCTGCAGAAAACCCCGTTCAGTTTCG harbors:
- a CDS encoding glucose 1-dehydrogenase, whose amino-acid sequence is MQISLARQVALVTGASSGIGHAAAKALAAAGAAVVINYNRQAEPAEALAQQIIADGGQALAIGADVSKEDEVERLFAETLDAFGSVDILVANSGLQKDAAAVDMTLEDWNTVIGVNLTGQFLCARAALRIFNRQGVREGVSRAAGKIIHMSSVHQRIPWAGHVNYAASKGGVDQLMQTLAQEVSQQRIRINGIAPGAIRTAINTEATEGAAGEKLLELIPYGRIGDVEDVANAVVFLASDAADYIVGTTLFIDGGMSLYPEFRGNG
- a CDS encoding glycoside hydrolase family 15 protein, with the protein product MAEHHPERQSPIDAHGIIGDLRSAALVNDKGSVDFFCWPEFDSPSIFCSLLDTPEAGIFQLAPDLPDARREQIYLPDTNVLQTRWLSEQAVVEITDLLPIGDSVDDLPLLMRRVRVVSGEATFHLRCAVRHDYARANTRAQMDQQSVIFSAEGQPSLRLVADQALHLDGESAVASFSLKQDQHAEFVLGGADDPRFKDDGAKMCLERTLKFWRDWIGQSNYRGRWREMVNRSALALKLLTSRKHGAILAAATFGLPETPGGERNWDYRYTWIRDASFTVYAFMRLGFVDEANAYMGWLRGRVSDCQGNSTKLNILYAIDGRQELPETELSHLSGHGGAQPVRIGNGAYDQIQLDIFGELMDAVYLVNKYGDAISHQGWKHVREVVDQVCETWQTTDVGIWEMRGEQHHFLHSRLMCWVALDRAIRLASKRSLPAPFAQWDQTRQAIYADIWDNFWNEERGHFVQYKGGTALDGSMLLMPLVRFVSAKDPRWLSTLEAIEKHLVRDGMVYRYRNDDANIDGLTGTEGAFAACSFWYVECLARAGQVEKAHLEFEQLLRYANPLGLYAEEFDSKGRHLGNTPQALTHLALISAASFLDRRLSGEKSVWQP
- a CDS encoding alpha/beta fold hydrolase, with product MVYSRWRPKLPQWLQLQPVELPGRGARFDEPLHTDMRALAMQLAKELRPNLKAPYALFGHSLGALLACEIAHALRILGCAEPVALFASGTAAPTMRADYDRGFAEPKTDAELIDQLRTLNGTSEEVLANAELMSLTLPILRADFLLCGKFEPLQRPLLNCPVHVLGGKADRATTEQLIGWSKETRGSFSVDMLAGGHFFIHEHEAKVLKVIKDQLEGHHRRHVTAAIA
- a CDS encoding MFS transporter produces the protein MANPYRELFTAPGARNFVLAGMIARMPISMTGIGVITMLSQLKGGYALAGAVAATFALATAFCAPQVSRLVDRFGQGKVLPLSALIGGGALLMLLLCTRLQAPTWTLFIFAALAGCMPSMSAMVRARWTEIYRGQPQLQTAYALESVLDEVCFIVGPPLSVGLCVVAFPEAGPLAALLALAIGVTAFVAQRSTEPAVHPQESQHQGSIIRSTDVQWLLALMLAMGVIVGVVDVVSVAFAQQQGQPAAASIVLSVYAIGSCLAGIAFGAMRSKLPLPRLFLYGGVATAVTTLPLLLASNIFGLSLAVFVAGLFFSPTLIVAMALIERIVPPAKLTEGLTWLVTGLSIGVAIGAAGSGALVDAFGARSGFWLAIAAGAVVLASAFQSYRHLK
- a CDS encoding cupin-like domain-containing protein yields the protein MDLQSILGKLFANAGAVGIEGIFQFVFGPQQAYWSEVKASSRTAPGRHPSPDVTIEVAEGDFLGIMGGRVNVEELFASGRLKIGGNMGLATLLPQIIEHAMHGGAVAQKVDMNKRYPTPPRFSEKLTAGLPVQTGIERHARDELSVSEFKSRYLPNGIPVVISNALQDWPLFNLSREESLVHFAELQGITRHGDYVKKTFSTERDFRSTSMAEFIASLDQPAVKRADGEPPAYMGNNILPAQLLQQIKYPPYFDASLFIPPRIWIGPKGTLTPLHRDDTDNLFAQVWGQKQFTLAAPHHREALGTWSTAPKGGLDGCDFNPDAPDYERFPAARDVTFLRVTLEAGDLLFLPEGWFHQVESVSTSLSVNFWVNSGRGW